The genomic interval TGCGTGTCTTCTGCGGACCCAGCGGCGGATACGGCAACGAACTCGGCGTCGTCCGCGAGGGTTCCGTCATGCCGGACCCGGACGAGCGGCAGGTGTTCGCGGGGAAACTCGGCTTCAGCGAGACGGTGTTCGTCGACGACCCCGAGCGCGGAGTCATCGACATCTACACCCCGACCACCCGCCTGCCCTTCGCCGGCCACCCCTGCGTCGGCACGGCCTGGCTCCTGGACATACCCGAACTGGTCACCCCCGCAGGCATCGTGGGCACCCGCCTCGACGGCGAGTTCAGCTGGATCGAGGCACTCCCGGAGTGGGCCCCGCCCCGCACCCTCCGCCAGTACGCCACCGCCCGCGAGGTCGACGCCCTCCCCGTCCCCCCGCCCGGTGAGTGGATCTACGCCTGGGCCTGGGAGGACGAGGCAGCGGGCCGCATCCGCGCCCGAGCGTTCCCCGGCCGCGACGACGGCATCCAGGAGGACGAGGCGACGGGTGCGGCGGCGTTGCTGTTGACCGACCAGTTGGGCCGCGCCCTCAACATCACGCAGGGCGCGGGTTCCCAGATACTTACGGCTCCGCAGCCGGGGGGTTGGGTGGAGGTCGGGGGGCGGGTGTTCCTGGAGCGCTGACGGTTCAGTAGCGCTGCCTTTTTACGCGGGCGGGCGTCCCCCGGCAACGCTCCCGCAGACAACCAACCGCTCACGCGGACAGCGGGAACTCCTCACCCAGCGCCCGAAAGACCCCCGTGTTCAACGCGAACGCCCGCCTGCACTCGGCCACGACCCGCTGCTTCTCCAGATCATCGACCTGAACCCCGTCCAGCAACTCCCGATACCCCCGCTTGAACGCCGCCGGGTTCCCGATCCCCTCGAACACATAGAACCGCACCCCGTCCCCCTTCCGGGAGAACCCCCACGTCCGCTCCGCCTTGTCCCGGATGATCTGCCCGCCGGAGAGGTCCCCGAGGTAACGCGTGTAGTGATGGGCGATGTACCCGGCCGGCCACAACTCCGCGCACTCCCGCACCCGTTCGGCATAGGCCCGCGTCGCGGGAAGCGCGGTCAGCCCCGCCCGCCAGTCCGCACCCCGCAGATGCTCAAGGTCCCGCTCCAGCGCCGGCAGTCGGAACAACTCGGCCTGGATGAACGCCCCGGCCACCGGATCCGCCGCGAGGCGCTCCGCCCCGGTCTCCAACGCCTCGTAGACGAACCACAATTGCTCGGTGTACCGGGCGTACGCGTCCACGCCCAGCCGGCCGCCGAGCAGATCGCTCATGAAGGTGGAGGTCTCGGCCTCCACGTGCTGTTCGTGGGACGCGGTGCGGATGACTGTCGAGAAGGAGTCCATGAGCCCTATCCTCTAAGGCAAGGCTTACCTAAGTCAACAGGTTTGCCGACACCCTGTCGGTAAAAGGGTACAGAAAAACGGCCCGCCCCACGAGAGAGCGGACCGCTGTGACCAGGTGCGGGGCCCGACAGGACTTCTGCGGGAGCCCTACGGCAGCGTCAGGACCTCCGCCCCCGTCTCCGTCACCACCAACGTGTGCTCGAACTGCGCCGTCCGCTTCCGGTCCTTCGTGACGACCGTCCACCCGTCGTCCCACAGGTCGTACTCGTACGTCCCCAGCGTCAGCATCGGCTCGATGGTGAACGTCATCCCGGGCTGGATGACCGTCGTCGCGTGCGGGCTGTCGTAGTGCGGGACGATCAGGCCGGAGTGGAAGGACGAGTTGATGCCGTGGCCGGTGAAGTCCCGGACCACGCCGTAGCCGAAGCGCTTGGCGTACGACTCGATGACCCGGCCGATGATGTTGATCTGGCGGCCCGGCCTGACCGCCTTGATCGCGCGGTCCAGGGACTCGCGGGTGCGCTCGACCAGCAGCCGGGACTCCTCGTCGACGTCACCGACCAGGTAGGTCGCGTTGTTGTCGCCGTGCACGCCGCCGATGTACGCCGTCACGTCGAGGTTGATGATGTCGCCGTCGCGCAGCACTGTGGAGTCCGGAATGCCGTGGCAGATCACCTCGTTGAGCGAGGTGCACAGGGACTTGGGGAAGCCGCGGTAGCCGAGCGTCGACGGGTAGGCGCCGTGGTCGCACATGTACTCGTGCGCCACGCGGTCGAGTTCGTCCGTGGTCACCCCCGGCGAGATGATCTTCGCGGCCTCCGCCATCGCCCGCGCGGCGATCCGCCCGGCGACGCGCATCGCCTCGATCGTCTCGGGGGTCTGCACCTCCGGCCCGGTGTACGGGGTCGGCGCGGGCTTGCCGACGTACTCGGGGCGACGGATGTTTCCGGGCACGGGACGGGTGGGGGAGAGCTCCCCTGGTACGAGCAGCGACTGGCCAGACATGCCAGCGAGTCTAACCAGCGGACATGGGGGAACATGGCCGTAGGGAAAGGAGCCGTTGATGGCCCTGTTCAAGAAGCGCACGGTCGGGAAGCCCGGCGAGTGGTACTACTGCCTCGAACACAAGAAGGTCGAGGAGGGGCCGGAGTGCCCCGCCAAGGACCGGTTCGGGCCGTACACCACCCGCGCCGAGGCTGAACACGCGATGGAGACGGCCCGCGAGCGCAACCTGGAGTGGGAGAACGACCCCAAGTGGCACGACGCGACCAAGGGCACGGACGACGACTGACCGGCTCGCGCCACGACGGGCTCCGGCGGTGACCTGATCGGCTCGCGCCGCGACGGGCATCGGCGGCGGTGACCTGATCAGGCCGCGCTACGACGGGCTCCGGCGCCGACCGCTCAGGCGTCGGCCGGGGCTGCGGGGGGCGTAGGGGTCGTACGGGTCGTACGGGTCGTAGGAGTCGCCGCCGCCCGCTGCGCCTTCAGCCGTAGCGCGTGCTCGTCCGTCCGCGCGTCGTACGACATCAGCTTCGGCAGTCCCACGGCCAGCAGCCCCACCGCTCCCACGCACATCAGCCCGCCCGCCCACACCGAGGTCCGCACCCCGGACAGGGCGGCCATGCCACCGGACCTGACCTGGCCCAGCTGCGGGCCCACCGAGTAGGACAGCAGCTCGATCCCGGCGAGCCGGCCGCGCAGCTCGTCCGGGATCGTCTGGTTCCAGATGACCCCGCGGAAGATGCCGCTGACCATGTCGCAGCCGCCGGCGACGGTGAGGAACAGCAGCACCAGCCACACGTTGCCGACCGCGCCCGCGCAGGCGATCGCCGCGCCCCACAGCGCCGCCGCCAGCACCACCATCCGCCCGTGCCGCTGGATCCGCGAGGTCCAGCCACTGGTCACACTCACCAGCAGGGCACCGGCCGGAACGGTCGAGTACATCAGCCCCAGCGCCCACGGGGCGTGCAGATCATCGGCGAGGAACGGCAGCACGGCGAGCGGCATCGCGAAGAACATCGCCGCGAGGTCGATGGCGTAGGTCCCGAGCAGTTCCTTACGGCTCCACGCGTACCGGGCGCCCTCCGCGATCGCCTTCAACGACGGCTTCCGCGCCTCGTGGGCGCCGGGGGAGGCGGCGATACGGAAGATCAGGACGACGGATACCGCGAACGTCAGCGTGTCCGCCGCGAACGCGTAGGGCAGCCCCGCGAACGCCACCACCACACCCGCCAGCGCCGGGCCCGTGACCCCGCCGACCGTCCAGCGCAGGGAGTTGAGCGCGGACGCGGCCGTCATGTGCTCGTGGGCCACGATCCGCGGCCACAGCGAGTCCAGCGCGGGCCGCTGGATCGAACCGAGGACGGAGGTCAGGGCCGCGAAGACATACAGCGGCCATACGGCGGGGTGCGGCAACAGCGAGTTGAACAGCAGCGCCCCGCAGAGCACGCCCTGCCCGACCTCGGTCCAGACGATCAACTTCCGCTTGTCCCACGCGTCCGCGAGCGCACCGCCGTAGAGCCCGAACACGATCAACGGCACCAACTCCACGGCACCGACCGCACCCACCGCCGCGGCGGAGTCGGTTAGTTCCTTGATCTGCACCGGAAGCGCGACGAACGTCAGGAAGGTACCGAAGTTCGAGACCAGCCCCGCGATCCAAAGCCTGCGGAAGTCGACGGAGGCGTGCCAGGGGGCGAGGTCGGGGAGGAGGGCGCGGAGGCCCGTGGGGGGTTCGGCGGGGGGATCGGCGCTGTCGGTCACGAGGGGTAATGGTTGGGGTGGGGGGTGGGGGTGGCAAGCGGATTTCCGCGGGGCGGGTTGTGGGGGTGACCGGAATTCGTCGGGGGTCGGTGAGTAGGTGCGCAGGTGGTGGTCGGTGGGTGACTGGCGGTCGGTGTGGGGGAGTCGGTGGTGGCGACCTGCCTCGGTCCTTTGGGGGCGCCGGCCTGGCACCGATTTCCTCGTCCGCTTTCGACCGACCAGTACGGGTGGTCGGCGGGCGGCGTGGGGGAGTTGGCGGTCGCGATGTGCCGGGGTCACTTGTAGGTGGGGGTCTGGCGCCGCTTTTCTCGCCCACTCTTCAGGCGACCTAGACGGGTGGGCGGGTGGGAAACCGACGGCGGTGGTGATGCGCCGGGTTCACTTGTAGGTGGGGGTCTGGCGCCGCTTTTCTCGCCCACTCTTCAGGCGACCTAGACGGGTGGGCGGGTGGGTAACCGACGGCGGTGGTGATGTGCCGGGGTCACTTGGAGGCGGCGGTCTGGTGCTGCTTTTCGCGTCCACTTCTCAACCGCCTAGACGGGCGGGTGGGTGGGCGACCGGCGGCGGTGGTGACGCGTAACGGTCACTTGTAGGCTGCGGTCTGGTGTCGCTCCTTTCGTCCACCTCTCAGCCGACCTAGACAGGTGGGTGGGTGGGTGGGAAACCTGTTACCAAGGCGCAGGCGGCGGTGCCGTCAGATGGTCCGTCAGGCGGGACAAACGGTCACGGAAGCGGCGCCGCCCCCGTGTCGCCGGGAGGACGTTCTCGCCGGCCGCCGCGCTCACCAGGTGCTGGACGGTGTCGAGGTCCAGGTCCGTGCCCTCGGGTACGGGGAGTGACTCGTGGGCCAGGGAGGCGAGTTCGCGGTCACCGGAGCCCAGCGAGAGGACGGTCGCCCCGGCCCGGCGGGCGTCGTGCACCCGTTCCAGGAGCGGGTCACCGGGGACCTCGGGGGACACCACCAGCAGCGTTTCCCCACGCCGGGCCGCCTCGATCCGGCCGAGCCCGACCGCCAGGTGCGCCGGATCCGAGGGACGCGCGTCATGTCGTACGAGAGTCGGTGCCAGCTCGGGCGTACCCGACCACGCGGCCTCGTCGACCAGGTGCGCCGCGAGATGCCACGGCTCGTACGCCGGCGTGCCCACCAGCAACAGCCCACCCCCGTGCGACACCACCGACCCGCGCAACACCCCCGCGAACCGTCGGGTCGCCCCCAACCACTCGGTCCCGGCGAGCACTTCACGCAACAGCGCGACCCGTACGGCGTCCATGTCCGCGCATCCTGCCTCAACCGGCCACTCGTGACGCGGAGTTCACCACGAATTCGCCCAACTTGGGGATGGTGCGGGCTCATCGGTCCCACAAGGAGTCACCTCATGACAGAAACCGCAGAGACCTCAGAGGCCGCAGAGACCGCGGATGTATCCGTCCCCTTCATCGCCGGCCAAGGCGGCTACGCGAGCTACCGCATCCCCGCCGTCGTGGTCACCGCCACCGGCACCCTCCTCGCGTTCTGCGAAGGCCGCGTCGACTCAGCGAGCGACCACGGCCACATCGAGATCGTCCTGCGGCGTTCCACGGACGGCGGCCGCACCTGGGGCCCGCTCACCCCCGCCGCCACCAACGGCCCCCACCTCGCGGGCAACCCCGCCCCCGTCGTCCTCGACACCGGCCGCGTCCTGCTCGTCTACGTCCGCGCGACCGCCACCGCCACCGAGGACGCCATCCTGCGCGGCCAGGTGAAGCCGGCCGACGGGCGCAGGATCTGGGTGCGGTACAGCGACGACGACGGTGTCACCTGGTCGAGTTCGACGGAGATCACCGACCGGGTGAAGAAGCCCGAGTGGCGCTGGTACGCCACCACGCCCGGGCACGCGATCCAGTTGAGCACCGGCCGTGTGGTCGTCGCCGCCAACCACACGATCCCGCCCACCGGCACGGACGTAGGCAATGAGGCGAAGTACAACAGCGGCCATTGCCTGCTCAGCGACGACAGGGGCGAGACGTGGTCCCTCGGTTACGTCGACGAGAACCCGGACGGCTACGTCAACTGCAACGAGACCACCGCTGCCGAACTCCCGGACGGGCGCGTCTACTTCAACACCCGCAACGACTCCCCGTCCCCCGGAAACCGCGCCGACGCGTACTCGACGGACGGCGGCACGACGCTCACGAAACCCTTCCGCCCGCAGGCCGGCCTCACCGCCCCGGTCTGTGAGGCCGGCGTCCTCCAACTCCGCGACCCGGACGTGCTGTTGTACTCCGGCCCCGCCGACCCGGCCGCCCGCGCCCTGATGACCCTGCGCGCCTCCACCGACGCCGGCACCACCTGGCGCCCCGTGCACACGGTCGACGGACTGCCCGCCGCCTACTCCGACCTCGTACGCGTCGACGACGACACGGTCGGACTCCTCTACGAGACCGGCGACTTCGGGCCGTACGAGACGATCACCTTCCGCCGGGTCCCCGTGACGGACCTCACCTGACCCGATACGGGTCCGGAGCCGGACGTAAAGTCGGCCCATGACCTCTACCGACAGTGCTGCACAGACCCCCGGGACGACCCCCGCGACGGACTCCGGGACCGCCCCCGCGAAGGCCCCCGCCAAGGACCCGTGGGACCTTCCCGACGTCTCCGGACTGGTCGTCGGCGTGCTCGGCGGGACCGGGCCGCAGGGCAAGGGCCTCGCCTACCGGCTCGCCAAGGCCGGCCAGAAGGTGATCATCGGCTCCCGCGCCGCCGACCGCGCGCAGGCCGCCGCCGACGAACTCGGCCACGGGGTCGAGGGCGCCGACAACGCCGAGACCGCGCGCCGCAGCGACGTCGTGATCGTCGCCGTGCCCTGGGACGGCCACGGCAAGACCCTGGAGTCGCTGCGCGAGGAACTGGCCGGCAAGCTCGTCGTCGACTGCGTCAACCCGCTCGGCTTCGACAAGAAGGGCGCCTACGCGCTGAAGCCGGAGGAGGGCAGCGCCGCCGAACAGGCCGCCGCCCTGCTGCCCGACTCGCGGGTCGCCGCCGCCTTCCACCACCTGTCGGCGGTGCTGCTCATGGACACGGAGATCGCCGAGATCGACACCGATGTGATGGTGCTGGGCGAGGAGCGCGCCGACGTCGAGATCGTGCAGGCGCTGGCCGGCCGTATCCCCGGCATGCGCGGCGTCTTCGCCGGCCGGCTGCGCAACGCCCACCAGGTGGAGTCCCTGGTCGCGAACCTGATCTCCGTCAACCGCCGCTACAAGGCACACGCGGGCCTGCGCGTCACGGACGTCTGAGCGGGTGGGGGACACTGGTGGCAACCGACCACCGGTGTCCCCTTTGTTCTGCCGACAGGAGCCGATCCCATGCCCCGCCTCGCCCTCTACGCCCTCGTCGTCTGCCTGCTCGCCGTGGCCGCGGCGGTCGTCTCCTTCGTACAGGGCAGCCTGCTCGGGATCGTGTGGGTGCTGATCGCGGGCCTCTCGTCCAACATGTGCTGGTACTACCTGAAGCGCGGTCGCTCGGTCACCCGTTGATCGAGCAGAACTCGTTGGTGCCCTGCCAGAAGCGGTACAGGTTCTGCCCGCAGTAGGTCTCGAAGTCGCTGATGCCGAGGCCGCGCAGGATCGCGTCGATCACATCGAAGAAGTACGTGTTGATCGACGGCACCCACAGCAGCGCGAACACGAACAGCAGGCCGAACGGCGCGAACGGCTCCACCTGCCGCTTGATGTTGTACGACAGCCAGGGCTCGATCACGCCGTAGCCGTCCAGGCCCGGCACCGGCAGGAAGTTCAGCAGCGCGGCCGTGACCTGGAGCAGCGCGAGGAACGCCAGCGCGAACCGGAAGTCCCGCGGCACCCCGTCGAGCGAGTGCAGCCAGAACGGCGCGGTGCAGACGGCCGCGAACAGCACGTTCGTCAGCGGACCGGCCGCCGAGATCAGGCTGTGCTTCCAGCGGCCCTGGATCCGGTTGCGCTCGATGAACACCGCGCCACCGGGCAGACCGATGCCGCCCATGATGACGAAGATCACCGGGAGCACGATGCTGAGCAGCGCGTGCGTGTACTTCAGCGGGTTGAGGGTGAGATAGCCCTTCGAGCCGACCGAGATGTCACCGCTGTGCAGGGCGGTGCGGGCGTGCGCGTACTCGTGCAGACACAGCGAGACGATCCAGGCCGCCGTCACGAACAGGAACACGGCGATGCCCGGCTTCTCGGCGAACCCGGTCCAGGTGGCCCAGCCGGTCACCGCCGTGACAGCCAGGATCCCGAGGAAGACGGGACTGATCCGCCGGTCGCTGGGGCGGGTGGTGGTGGCGGTCATGGGGGCGGGCTCCCTGCTGGGTCGGTGGACGCGAAGCCCGACGGTACCGGGCACGGGGGGAAAACGTCTCGCGAGCGGCCGTCGGTTCCGGGGAAGGTGGGGACATGGGACTCTGGCACGCGTTCTACGACCCCGTCACCCCTCGGGCGCTTCTTGGGGAGGCGTCGTAGCGCGCCCGGCGCCGCGCCGCCGCAACCCCGTGACCGCTTTCCACGCCACCGGAGACAATGGACCCCGTGCGCTATCGCATTCTCGGCACCACCCAGGCACTACGACCCGACGGTACGCCCGTCCCGGTCGGCGGGGCGCGGCTGCGCGCCCTGCTCACCGTGCTCGCCCTGCGGCCCGGTCGGACCGTGCCCGCGAGCCTCCTGGTGGACGAGGTGTGGGGCGTGGACACGCCGGCGGACGCCACGGGTGCGCTCCAGGCGCTGGTGGGCAGGCTGCGCCGGGCGCTCGGCGCCGACGCGATCACCTCGGCGGAGAGCGGCTACCGGCTCGCCGCCGCCCCCGACGACATCGACCTGCACCGTTTCGAGCGGCTGGCGGGGGAGGGGCTGCGGGCGCTGGCCGACGGCAACCCCGCGAAGGCGGCCGAGGTCCTGGACGACGCGCTCGCCCTGTGGAGCGGCCCGGCCCTGGCCGACCTCCCCGACCGCACGGCGGAGGCGGCCCGCTGGGAGACCCGCCACCTGGACGCCCGCCGCGCCCGCCTCACCGCGGCCGTCTCCCTCGGCGACGCGGACACCGCCCTCCCCGAACTGACCGCCCTCTGCGACACCCACCCCCTCGACGAACCCCTCCAGTCGCTACGCCTGCGTGCCCTCCGCGCGACGGGCCGCACGGCGGAGGCACTGGCCGCGTACGAGGACGTACGACAGCTCCTCGCGGACCGGCTGGGCTCCGACCCGGGTACCGAACTGCGGGCGCTGCACGGGGAGTTGCTCAGCCTCGCCCCCGCGCCCGCGCCCAGTACGTCCACCCCCACCCCCGTGGTCGTCTCTTCCCCCCGAGCCACCCCACCCCCCGGCAACCTCCGGGCCCGCCTCACCTCCTTCGTCGGCCGGGAGGCCGACATCGACGTCATCCGGGGTGATCTCGCCTCGGCCCGGCTCGTGACGCTGCTCGGACCCGGCGGGGCCGGGAAGACGCGGCTGTCGCAGGAGGCCGCCGAAGGGGTGCGGGACGCGGCGCGGGACGGGGTGTGGCTGGCCGAACTCGCCCCCGTGGACGACCCCGACGCCGTACCGACGGCCGTCCTCACCGCCGTCGGCGCGCGCGAGACCGTGATGTACGGCGCCGGCGCCGAGGCGATCCGGGCCGCCGGCGGCGAGCGGCACGACAAACCCGTCGACCGGCTCGCCGAACACTGCGGCAGCCGCCGGATGCTGATCGTCCTCGACAACTGCGAGCACGTCGTGGACGCCGCCGCCCGCCTCGTGGAGACCCTGCTGGAGCGCTGCCCCGCCCTCACCGTGCTCGCCACCAGCCGTGAACCCCTGGGCGTACCGGGCGAGTTGCTGCGCCCGGTGGAGCCACTGCCCGACCCCGTCGCGCTACGGCTGCTCGCCGACCGGGGTGCCGCCGCCCGGCCCGGGTTCAGCGTCGAGGACGACCCCGAGGCCTGCGCCGAGATCTGCCGGCGCCTCGACGGACTGCCCCTCGCCATCGAGCTGGCGGCAGCCAGGCTACGGATGTTGACGCCGCGTCAGATCGCCGACCGGCTCGACGACCGCTTCCGGCTGCTCACTTCGGGCAGTCGTACGCTGCGGCCCCGCCAGCAGACCCTGCGGGCGGTCGTCGACTGGTCCTGGGACCTGCTGGACGCGGACGAACGGGACGTGCTGAGCACCCTGTCCGTCTTCGCCGGCGGCTGCGACCTCGCCGCCGCCGAGGCCGTGTGCGGGCCGGTCGCGTTCGAGACGCTCGGCTCCCTCGTCGACAAGTCCCTTGTGGTGGCGGCCCCTTCGGGCGACGGGGAGATGCGCTACCGGCTCCTGGAGACCGTCGCCGAGTACGCGGGCGAACGGCTCGACGAGGCCGGCCGCCGCCCCCGCGCCGAGCGCGCCCACCTGACGTACTACCGCGAACTCGCCCGCACCACCGACCCGTTGCTGCGCGGCCCCGGCCAACTCGCCGCCGTAGGACGACTGGAGCTCGAATACGAGAACCTCCGCACCGCCCTGCGGCATGCCGTCGCCGAGCGCGACGAGCAGGAGGCGATCTGCCTCGTCCTGTCGCTGACCTGGTACTGGCACATGCGCGACGTCCGCATGGAGGCCCGCAACTGGTGCGTCGAGGTCATGGCCCTGGGGCCGGACCCCTTCGCCACCCCCGTCCAGCGCGCCGCCGCGGTCTGGCAGCGCTGCACCGACGTTCCGCCCCCGCTCACCGGAGAACTCCTCGCCGAGGCCCGGCGCGGACTCCATCTCGCGCATCTGGCCTGTATGGACACGGAGTTGGACGCCTGGGAGGCGCCGGCCGCGAAGGAGAAGCTGCGCCTCATCGCCGAGGTCTACGAACCGGGCCTGCCGCAGACCTGCCGTACGCCCGGCATGTTCTGGTTCTTCGCCGTGCTGCTCAGCGGCGGCGTGGAGCGGCTGCCCGTGATCCTCGACGCCGACATCCACACCTGCCGCACCAACCCCGGCATGGAGTGGGAGCTGGCCACCACCCTCCAGATGCGCGCCAACATGCTCGCCAACCGCACCGACTGGGCGGGCGACGCGGCCCGGGACGCCGACGAGTCGCTGGAGATTTTCCGCCGCCTCGGCGACGCCTGGGGCTCCGCCGAGGCGCTCTCCGCCCGCGCCGAGGCACGGGAACGCACCGGCGACTACCGACTGGCTGCCCTCGACTACGAGGCCGCGATCGAACAGGCCGAACGGCTCGGCGCCCACGGCCAGACGGCCGTACTCGGCGCCCGGCTGGGGAGCGCGCTCATCGAGGCCGGCGAGTTCGAGCGGGGCGAGCGCCTGCTGCGCGAGGTGATCGAGCAGCAGCACGGGCAGGGCAGCGAGGCGATGCCCGCCGCCCGGATGTTCCTCGCGAGCCGGCTCACCATGTCCGGCCGCGTCGAGGAGGCACGCGAGGAGATGCGGTTGCTGCGCGAGGAGTTCCCGATCTCCCACTTCGTCGTCTTCGACGCGTTCATCCTCGGCTCGGAGGCGTGGGTGGAGGCGGTCGACGGGAACTACGAGGAGTCCCTGGACAAGGTCCGCAAAGCGCTGGAGCGGGCCGGTGACCCCTTGTCCGAGGCCATCGCCCCGAACATGGTCTCCCTGTACCTGGGGGTCGCCGCGGTCGTCCTCGTCGAAGTCGACGGCGGCAGCCGGGCCAAGGTCGGTGTCCGCTGCCTCGTCGCGGCGCGGGCGCTGCTGCCGCAGGGGCATGTCGCGACCTCCGTCGAGCGCGAGGTGTACCGCCAGGCCGAGCTGCGAGCGCGCGCCGTGCTCGGCGACGCGGCCTATGAGTCGTACGAGACCGAGTACGCCGAAGGCGACAGCCTCTCCGCGAGGGAGGCTGCCGCCCTGGTGTGAGGCCGGCACGGACCCGGTGGGACGGGACGCACGGCCGGGTCAGGTCTTGGTGCGGAACTTGTAGATCGAGATCGGGGCCATCACCGCGGTGAGCCCCACCGACCAGGCCAGCGTCAGCAGCACGCCGTGGGCGACCGGGCCGCCGACCATCAGCCCGCGGGCCGCGTCGGCCAGGGCGGACAGCGGGTTGTAGTCGGTGAAGTTCTGGAGCCAGCCCGGCATCGACCCGGTCGGCGCGAAGATCGACGAGCCGAACTGCAACGGCATCAGCACCAGGAAGCCCATGGCCTGCACGGACTGCGCGCTCTTCATGGTCACGCCGAGGGTGAGGAACACCCACATCAGGGCCGAGCCGAACACGGCGGACAGTCCGATCGCGGCGAGCATGCCGAGCCAGTGGTGGATGTGGAAGCCGACGAGGACACCGACGACCATCAGCACGGCGGACGCGACCAGCATCCGCATCAT from Streptomyces sp. NBC_01288 carries:
- a CDS encoding sialidase family protein is translated as MTETAETSEAAETADVSVPFIAGQGGYASYRIPAVVVTATGTLLAFCEGRVDSASDHGHIEIVLRRSTDGGRTWGPLTPAATNGPHLAGNPAPVVLDTGRVLLVYVRATATATEDAILRGQVKPADGRRIWVRYSDDDGVTWSSSTEITDRVKKPEWRWYATTPGHAIQLSTGRVVVAANHTIPPTGTDVGNEAKYNSGHCLLSDDRGETWSLGYVDENPDGYVNCNETTAAELPDGRVYFNTRNDSPSPGNRADAYSTDGGTTLTKPFRPQAGLTAPVCEAGVLQLRDPDVLLYSGPADPAARALMTLRASTDAGTTWRPVHTVDGLPAAYSDLVRVDDDTVGLLYETGDFGPYETITFRRVPVTDLT
- the map gene encoding type I methionyl aminopeptidase, whose protein sequence is MSGQSLLVPGELSPTRPVPGNIRRPEYVGKPAPTPYTGPEVQTPETIEAMRVAGRIAARAMAEAAKIISPGVTTDELDRVAHEYMCDHGAYPSTLGYRGFPKSLCTSLNEVICHGIPDSTVLRDGDIINLDVTAYIGGVHGDNNATYLVGDVDEESRLLVERTRESLDRAIKAVRPGRQINIIGRVIESYAKRFGYGVVRDFTGHGINSSFHSGLIVPHYDSPHATTVIQPGMTFTIEPMLTLGTYEYDLWDDGWTVVTKDRKRTAQFEHTLVVTETGAEVLTLP
- a CDS encoding biliverdin-producing heme oxygenase — protein: MDSFSTVIRTASHEQHVEAETSTFMSDLLGGRLGVDAYARYTEQLWFVYEALETGAERLAADPVAGAFIQAELFRLPALERDLEHLRGADWRAGLTALPATRAYAERVRECAELWPAGYIAHHYTRYLGDLSGGQIIRDKAERTWGFSRKGDGVRFYVFEGIGNPAAFKRGYRELLDGVQVDDLEKQRVVAECRRAFALNTGVFRALGEEFPLSA
- a CDS encoding PhzF family phenazine biosynthesis protein, with product MTDYDVLRVFCGPSGGYGNELGVVREGSVMPDPDERQVFAGKLGFSETVFVDDPERGVIDIYTPTTRLPFAGHPCVGTAWLLDIPELVTPAGIVGTRLDGEFSWIEALPEWAPPRTLRQYATAREVDALPVPPPGEWIYAWAWEDEAAGRIRARAFPGRDDGIQEDEATGAAALLLTDQLGRALNITQGAGSQILTAPQPGGWVEVGGRVFLER
- a CDS encoding MFS transporter, with product MTDSADPPAEPPTGLRALLPDLAPWHASVDFRRLWIAGLVSNFGTFLTFVALPVQIKELTDSAAAVGAVGAVELVPLIVFGLYGGALADAWDKRKLIVWTEVGQGVLCGALLFNSLLPHPAVWPLYVFAALTSVLGSIQRPALDSLWPRIVAHEHMTAASALNSLRWTVGGVTGPALAGVVVAFAGLPYAFAADTLTFAVSVVLIFRIAASPGAHEARKPSLKAIAEGARYAWSRKELLGTYAIDLAAMFFAMPLAVLPFLADDLHAPWALGLMYSTVPAGALLVSVTSGWTSRIQRHGRMVVLAAALWGAAIACAGAVGNVWLVLLFLTVAGGCDMVSGIFRGVIWNQTIPDELRGRLAGIELLSYSVGPQLGQVRSGGMAALSGVRTSVWAGGLMCVGAVGLLAVGLPKLMSYDARTDEHALRLKAQRAAATPTTRTTRTTPTPPAAPADA
- a CDS encoding site-2 protease family protein, whose protein sequence is MTATTTRPSDRRISPVFLGILAVTAVTGWATWTGFAEKPGIAVFLFVTAAWIVSLCLHEYAHARTALHSGDISVGSKGYLTLNPLKYTHALLSIVLPVIFVIMGGIGLPGGAVFIERNRIQGRWKHSLISAAGPLTNVLFAAVCTAPFWLHSLDGVPRDFRFALAFLALLQVTAALLNFLPVPGLDGYGVIEPWLSYNIKRQVEPFAPFGLLFVFALLWVPSINTYFFDVIDAILRGLGISDFETYCGQNLYRFWQGTNEFCSING
- a CDS encoding BTAD domain-containing putative transcriptional regulator, with translation MDPVRYRILGTTQALRPDGTPVPVGGARLRALLTVLALRPGRTVPASLLVDEVWGVDTPADATGALQALVGRLRRALGADAITSAESGYRLAAAPDDIDLHRFERLAGEGLRALADGNPAKAAEVLDDALALWSGPALADLPDRTAEAARWETRHLDARRARLTAAVSLGDADTALPELTALCDTHPLDEPLQSLRLRALRATGRTAEALAAYEDVRQLLADRLGSDPGTELRALHGELLSLAPAPAPSTSTPTPVVVSSPRATPPPGNLRARLTSFVGREADIDVIRGDLASARLVTLLGPGGAGKTRLSQEAAEGVRDAARDGVWLAELAPVDDPDAVPTAVLTAVGARETVMYGAGAEAIRAAGGERHDKPVDRLAEHCGSRRMLIVLDNCEHVVDAAARLVETLLERCPALTVLATSREPLGVPGELLRPVEPLPDPVALRLLADRGAAARPGFSVEDDPEACAEICRRLDGLPLAIELAAARLRMLTPRQIADRLDDRFRLLTSGSRTLRPRQQTLRAVVDWSWDLLDADERDVLSTLSVFAGGCDLAAAEAVCGPVAFETLGSLVDKSLVVAAPSGDGEMRYRLLETVAEYAGERLDEAGRRPRAERAHLTYYRELARTTDPLLRGPGQLAAVGRLELEYENLRTALRHAVAERDEQEAICLVLSLTWYWHMRDVRMEARNWCVEVMALGPDPFATPVQRAAAVWQRCTDVPPPLTGELLAEARRGLHLAHLACMDTELDAWEAPAAKEKLRLIAEVYEPGLPQTCRTPGMFWFFAVLLSGGVERLPVILDADIHTCRTNPGMEWELATTLQMRANMLANRTDWAGDAARDADESLEIFRRLGDAWGSAEALSARAEARERTGDYRLAALDYEAAIEQAERLGAHGQTAVLGARLGSALIEAGEFERGERLLREVIEQQHGQGSEAMPAARMFLASRLTMSGRVEEAREEMRLLREEFPISHFVVFDAFILGSEAWVEAVDGNYEESLDKVRKALERAGDPLSEAIAPNMVSLYLGVAAVVLVEVDGGSRAKVGVRCLVAARALLPQGHVATSVEREVYRQAELRARAVLGDAAYESYETEYAEGDSLSAREAAALV
- the npdG gene encoding NADPH-dependent F420 reductase, whose protein sequence is MTSTDSAAQTPGTTPATDSGTAPAKAPAKDPWDLPDVSGLVVGVLGGTGPQGKGLAYRLAKAGQKVIIGSRAADRAQAAADELGHGVEGADNAETARRSDVVIVAVPWDGHGKTLESLREELAGKLVVDCVNPLGFDKKGAYALKPEEGSAAEQAAALLPDSRVAAAFHHLSAVLLMDTEIAEIDTDVMVLGEERADVEIVQALAGRIPGMRGVFAGRLRNAHQVESLVANLISVNRRYKAHAGLRVTDV